The DNA region GGTGGGCAGCGCTTCGGGCGCTCTGGGGGCTGGCAGGCCACAGGCCAGGACTTCCTGGTCAGCAGTGGGAGGGGCGGCCCATCTCACTTTTCTCCGTCTCGCGTCTCGCGCTCTCTGTtgccttctttctcatggtttgAGTTCTTTTCCCCTCTCCATCCTCTTCATGCCATCTTCCCATCTGCATCCGCCATAAGACACCAAGTCATGGTCATGGTCATTggaggtgggcagggtgggggaggaggcgcCAGGCTtcaggggggttggggggcacccTGGACAGAATCTGGTGAGCACGCAGTCCCTTGGGTGTACGTGGTagagggtgtgggggggggatcCCTGGCAGCCTGTGACAGTCTTGTCCTTTTGGGGGACATCCTCCCTACTGGGGGTGCAGGACCCATTCCCTCCCGTAGGGCTCCAGCCAGAAAACTTGAGAAGAGCTCAGGGCTGTTTGGGTGCCCATTTGCCCCCTCAGACTCCAAAACAACTGCTGCGGGGCCCCCGAGCCCTAAGGCTCCGCCAGGCCCTCCAGCCCTCTCCTCTTGTGCTCTGGCCCATCTCAGGCCCTGCAAACTGCAGGACCACGGGATCTGGCTCATCCATTAGAGGAGGATGCCTGTTGGGCCTGAGCCTTGCCACCTCTGGGCCCAAGCTGGCAGCCAGCTCCTCTCTCAGACCCTGTCCCACCCGACTCAGACCTCTGTTGGGCCCCTTCAGGTTTCCGGAGCCATCAGTCCCATCCTTGGGGCTGCCCAGTGTGATTCCGCGGTGCAACACCCAGCTAGCTGTGCCCTGGTTGGACAGGTGGCCTGGCAGAGCCGGCCTTCCCTGAGCAGGGTGGGGCTGGTCCGGCAgagcccccagcctcccaccctcccAGGCTCCCTCTTCCCAGACCCAAGAGAGGCCGTGGGAAAGCAAGGGTGCATCGTTTCAACAAGGGCCATCCTCAGTCCTGCTTAGTGCCTGGTGTGGGGACACAGCAGGGTCTATGGGACCTCAGCTAAAGCCTCCAGGGCCCCTCCCTCACCCCGGACCAGGAAAGAGGACACCTGGCTGAGGTGCAGTGCTAGGGGTGGGGGACAGTGTGTGCTCCTGGTCAGTGAGAGGATGATGGGACCCCTCCGGCCTGTCCTTCCCACGGCCAGCCTAAGCCCCGGCAGCATGGTCTAAtccagtctctccctctctcagcagCCCCGAAGGGCAGTGCCTGGGCAGGCCCCAAGGCCTCACagggtctctccctctcttccctgctccccacagcATTCGCAACGACAGGCGCCTCCTCTGCCAACCGGTTTGTCAGCATCGGACCCCGGGACGGCAACTTTCTGAACATCCCACAGCAGTCTCAGGTAGGAGGCCCCACCCACCATGTGGATGTGGGCacagggagaacaggcaggggcaAGGGTTTGTCAGCATTGGACCCTGGGACGGCAACTTTCTGAACATCCCGAAGCAGTCTCAGGTAGGAGGCCCCACCCACCATGTGGATGTGGGCacagggggagcaggcaggggcgggggcaTCGCGGATGTCGGGGAAGAGGCCGGTTCCTTGGGGCCAATCCGGGAGAAGGGGCTagggcagggctggagggccCAGGCTTTTGCAAGCCCAGCTGAGCCTGCctccccaggcagcccccagGTCCCCTGGCTAATCAGCTAATTGGATAATTAGCTCTGACAGCCCCGGCCCTGGGGAAGGCGGCCAAAGACCTGAGGCTAGAGGCGCTCTGGGCCAGGCCTGGTGGTAGCCCGAGGCCCCGTTAGGAAGAGGACAGCGTCTGCCTGttgctctcctccctctccagctggaagccctggcccccagccctccctccttccttggcTTTGGGTGGGctgggcaaggggtgggggagggacagagccgTCCTGGTGGGCTGCATGCCCAGAGACTCTGGCACCCAGGGTAGGGCAGGGCCTGTTGCCACCCTGGAGGCCCCTCCCTCACGTCCCCATGAATCCTGTTAGAGGGGAGGCTGGGCTGTTGGAACCTCCAGTCCAGCTCCCGTCTGTCCCCAGTTCTCACAAGGAAAACTCCAGCCCTCCTGCTGGAATGCCCTGGATCCGGCTTTGTACAGGCATCCGTGCACACATCCGCATGcgggccccctcctccctgtgcctGTCCCTGAGAGGCTGGGACTAGCCCACAGAGCCCCAGGCCCTAGGGTTCAGGGCAGGGTGGAGGCAGCTTTTACAGCATCACCCGGCTTCGGCTTCTCGGAAAAGAACATGCAAATACGGCTCTCTTTCGCACATTTTACAAAAACACCTCCCTGTGAGCCCAAGGCCTTGGAGGCTTTCTCAGCCCCAGGAAATCCACATCGGCCCAGAGCCGCAGGGCCACCTCTTTGGGCTCCTGCTCCTTTACTGCTCTGAGGCCCAAGTCCAGAGAAAGTTGGTGGATggaagttttgtgtgtgtggtttgaggttttgtttttttttcccttttcctttccctccctcaaaaaaaaaaaaaaaaaaaaaagccaaaaaacttTGTCAAACTTCAAACTTCAGAGCTCCCTAGtggcaaggaggggaggggaggggaactTCAACCCCCTCCAGCTTCCCACCCCCTTTCCCCAGAGTCACGTCTGACCCGTCTGGTTTCCAGGAGCAACCAGACATGATGTAACACCCAGATGAACTTGAACTTGGGGGTGttgagaagaaaaacaatggCTCCGAGCAGGGGCTGGAGCCAGCCCCCTCCGCTGCTCTGTGCCAGGGAGGCCGAGAGAGCCCTGCTGGCAGAGGGCGGGAGGGGGTGCCAGAGGAAGGGACAGCAGGCGGGCCTCCCCTCCTGGCTCTGGGCTGGCACCAGGCAGCAGGGCTCCATCGCtctcgcccgcccgcccgccctccctccgcccctccgccCCAGCCGCCTAGAGCTCCGTGCGCGTGCTCACTCTTGGGGACCACTGCCGAGTCCTCCCCCGCTCACCCTGTTTCCGTCTCCGTGTGCTTTCCCTTCTTCACGTTCTCTGCTCACTTTGCTTGGACTTTGGGGCCAAGGCAGAGTTTGAGGCAAGTTTGGGAAACGGTTTTTCTTCCCCTTGTTTTGCAAGGGGCCCCAGCAGGCAGGTGTGTCTGGGGGTGACGGTGGGGGAGACTGGAGGAGCCGGACAAGGCCTGCACAGCCGAGAGCCCTTGGGCCTGGGGGCAGGCGGGCGGCTGCAGCGGGCGCAGGGGCTACAGTGGGGGGTGGTTTCCACAGTAACCAGTGACTTTAGCTGATCTCTGGAGCACCAGATGGAGAGAGAACAATAgaatgagggaagaaaagagaattttagcAATTTTGTCATTCCCTGGGCAGCGCTTTTTACTTAGTTTTAATCAATTTTGGACCTGGCTCAGGAAGCAGAAAGGGTGAGCAGAAAAAAGCCACTTTGTGCTTGGCGGCAgatgcccctcccccttttctggGACCTCTGGTAAGGCGCTGGGGAGCTATCCTGGAACCACCTTTGTCCCTAACTCCAGGCCTTGAACTGGAGTCTTCCCTTTCCTGAGGGGGGGTCCCCAGTCTGGGCACTGGTGGTTGTCCCCCTGCCATGCAGCTCAGGGGACCCCAAGGGCACCAGCCTGGCACCTTGGCTTGGTCCGACAAAGACAGAGGGGCCAAGCGGGCTCTCCACGTCCCAGttgtcctctgcctcctctccctgacAGGGAGGGTGGGTGAGGGCCGGGCCCACACAGCCATGCTGTAAGGGTCTCCGTGTAGTCAGTCTCCCCTTGGGAAGGGGTACCAGAGAATACCGAGGCTAGGCCACAGTGATAGGGACTCACCCAGGCAGCTCCCTTCTCCTCAGGCCAGGAATGGAACCCCAGGGGCTGGCTCCCGACTCAGCCCTCCACCCGACTCAGGGGGTGCCTCAGGCCTGGGTTTCCCCCATGCAGTGCCAAGTATCCCATGAGCCTCCCTTTAAAGGCCTTTAGGCAGTTGATGGGGTTGGACTTTGGGCAGTTCCTCCAGGAGCCCCCGCCACAGGAGGGCAGGTCTCTTCCGGGTGTTGTTTAGCACGGGGCAGGAAGTTCGTCACCTCTGCCCACCCAGTAAACGCCAGCAGCACCCCAGTCATTGTGGCCACCCCAAACCCCCATTCTTCCAAATGCCCTCCATCTGCACCACCCAGTGGGGCAGGCGCTGGCCATGTATGGCTGTTGAAGTTTAAATTAAATAACTAACTAGAGAAAACTTCAGTCCCTCAGTGACACTAAGCCACGTTTTACTTGCTTAGAAGCcgcatgtggctagtggctaccacacTGGATAGGGCACGCAGAGAATGTTTCCACTGTCAAAGAAGGTTCTAGGTGATCTTGTAGGCCCTTTGTAACACTAAACTCGATGTGTTCATCTCACAGTGGAAGACCACCCAGACCAGAGcctgaggggtggggtgggcctgCAGGCATAATCTGTGTGGCTGAAAAGAGAGGTTTTAAACACCAACAACTTTCACATGCAATGCTGTCTCGACttctggcttcttttgaaaaGCTGGCTGATCTAGCCGCCCCGGGCCCTCACTCCGATGTGCCAGCCTTGGCCCTGGGCTCCCTGTGAGCATGCCACGTGCAGTGGTTGGGAGCATGGACTCGGAACCGTCCCCGTGCTTGCGTGCTGGCTGGGCCGTGCGGGCACTGTGTAGCCTCAGGCGGGTCGTCCTCTCCTCGCTGGCTGCTGTGTGGGGCTTGGAGCAAGGGCAGAAGGGATACTACCCAGTGGTGGCTCTGTACTTAGCTCGGCTTGGCTCCTGCAGAGCTGAGTCTGTGACCCAGAGCCTGGTTGAGGCCCCGGAATACATTTTCAGGGACCCCTTTTTGGCCCCGAGGGTACTACCAGGCCTACCTCGGTCCTATAGCCTGTAGAGGAGAACACCTAtgttcccacccctcccccgctgGCCGCAAGGTGGGGCCAGAGCCTTGATGGAGGCCGTTGCCCGACGGCCCAGCCTCGGGTCAGGTGTATTTTGTGAGGAAGAGCTGCCAGGACTCGTTTGTGGGAAggtggctccccctgctggcaCCCTGAGGGAAGCGACTCCCGCTCCAGGGAGCCTTGCGTCCTTCCCCGTGCACCAGGTGCCCTGAGGGTAGAGGATCAAGCACAGTGGGCtccagggcccctcccccaggccggGTACCACTAGGGACTGAAGCCATGTGGTGTCTCCCCCCCCCAGCCTTTCAGCCTGTGGGACCTTGGCTGGGGAGTACAGACGGGAATTTCTGCTTTTAatccaaagagacagaaagaaaactcaGCAAGAAGCTGagctacccccaccccactcccaaaaCCCCTCTGGGGACAAAAGCTCCAGCCTGGcatcctccccaccctgcaggaCCCATACAAAAACCTAAACAATTGGAAACATGGCCCGATCCCAGGTCTGTGCCTGTGCCAGCTCCAGCCATGGGGGTCCCCCCCGCTGGGCACAGTGCCCACGGGAAGGCCAGCTGGACCCTAACACTGGGGCAGGGTCTCTTGGGGGCGGCAGGATTCCCATAGGAGGTTCCGACAGCGTGGGGATGTACCTCTTCGTGGGGTGTTGGTGTCCTTGCCTCTGCTGGAGGTGGGCCCTCCAGGGGCCTTGGGCTCAGGCCTGCAGTCAGTGGGCCAGGTGGGATGGAGAAGAGACTTGCCCCTGCTGTTCTCAATATGGCCTCTTTTTGTCCCATTTCAGTCCTGGTTCCTCTGATAAGATCGACAAAGAGAAATGACAAAATGTAAAGAAGAGGTTCCTCAAACGGGGGGAGAAGAAATTTTGAGACGTGGAAAaatcccccagcccagccccaccgaAAAGCAAAAATTAGACGTCGTCAGCCACTCagcccttctctcctccagcccgGGGAGCCCTGCAGGCCCCCAGAAGCAGCCCAGTTCTCGGAGAGCCCTCGGAAGAGGTCTCGGTGGAGCTGTGCACCAGCAGCCAAGCAGAAAGAAACATGCAAACGGACTCTGTTAAGtagaggacagaaagaaagaaaggatgcaGCAGAactgcctttctcccctcccgcccccgccccgacCTTCCGGGGAAGGAACAAAATCAACCCAACAAAGCAGCCAGCACAGTTCTAAAGGGGCCTGTCCTCCACCCTCACCCTTCCTAGGGGAACCCCACCCCCAACTCGGGCCGGAGCTTCACTACGGAGCTCGGAGGACAAGCTTGTACAAATGATGGGGTGCAGATCCAGAGGGTTCTCCCTCCAGACtccgccccctccctgcctgtccccccaccccccacccccgccctgtcCCCACTGCCTTGGCCTCTGGCTTCTTCCCCCAACTGCTCTGGACTAGGTGAGGCCGGTGGCTTCCAGGTCTCCCTGCCCTACCTTTGGGCTAGAAGCCCCCCGGGAGGGGGGGCCCAGGGAGCGGGCCCCTGGAGCTAGTTTCTTGCTCCTGAAATGGAGGGTGTTCTGTCACCCCACCCTGAGCTTCAGGGGTAGTTTCAGGGCCCCAGACCCCTCTGTACAGTCCATAGGAAAAAGTCGGAATGCTACGACAGCCCATCCCAGCCTGGGACAggccccctcttccctctctccgcAGGCGGGGAAAGTCACTCTCTCGCCGCACCACGAGTGAGGGGAGGTGGGCCCCAGGTcgcccccacaccccagccccgCATGCTGGTGCCCTCGCTCTGCCCCACcggtccctgcccctgcccctcacaCAGACAGCCCTGCTGTGGCCGGGCCGGAGAGTGGAGCAGAAAGGGGACCCCGGAGCCGAGCGAGGAGGACGAGGCGGCCGCCGCTGCCACCGGCCAAGCCGCCACCGGCGCTAGGTAGGCGTCCTGCTCGCCGACTTGCAGCTCCTTTGGAGGGTGTTGGGTGTTGTCctttttcaaaagtgttttggagctttctctgtcctcccctcccaaCCCCACTTTCTCCACCACAAGGGCCTCCTGGCCACTTCTTTCTGGATTTCAGCTGTAATGTCTTTACTCTTTATTTAGGGGTGGGGCATTCATTGTTCGGGTCTTTTGCCGTTGCAATTGGGAACTCCTCCTCCATTTGAGCAACTTGGGAACAATTTGGTAACACACCCCAGGAAGtagctctccccctccccctgcagccccttcctcccccccaggGATGGTTGGGGGCCTGTCCAGAGGGTCTTCTGTAGccccctgggagggagggaagcaagagcatgcccagcccccttccagggtGTGACTTGGCCCCTCTGGCTTGTCTTTCTGTGCCTTACTCCCTCCTCCCTGCATCTCCCTTCCTAGGCCCCCTTCTCGAGTccttgtgcctctctctctctttcttaactGTATGAAAACACAAAGCACAGGTCAGGATCCTCTGAAAGTCAGTCAACCCAACATTGCACCGGAGGGGTGGGTTGTGGGCTTTATTTATTGTGAATCTAGTTTGTGAGGCTGTGGCCccagcagggagggacagaaggaggggagggaccTGGCTGGAGAGGCGAGGAGGGCCCTGACCTGGGGCAGAAGGGGCCAGCGAGTGGCGCCTCCCCCTCGACTGGAAGCCACAGGGCGGCCGGCCCCCGGAGTGGCTTTTGTTGGAAGTTGAGCGAAGGCCCTCCCCCATCCGCGTGCAGCCCTCGGGGAAGACCGGGACTGAGAAGCTGGGGACAGGGGATCCCGcgggagcctgggtgggggggcGTGGGGAGTAgggcgggtgggggggtggggggccgggtGGGCCGGGCGTGACGCGCGGTCAAAGTGCAATGATTTTTCAGTTTGGTTGGCTAAACAGGGTCAGAGCTGAGAGGGGAGCGGAAGGGACCCCCTGCCCGGCCGCACGCGCCCCTTCCCTCGAAGACAATCGGGGCCGCAGGCGCGGTGGGCCCGCGGGAGCCGGGGTCTGCGGGGCGCCCGCCCGGGCGAGGTCGGAAGCTGCAGGCCAGCTGGGCCGGAGCGGGAGCGCGCAGCCCGGgcgggcaggggggtgggggccgCTCCTTTCCCAAGTGTCGTTGTGAGGGGCAGGCGAGGGGCGACGAGGGCGACAGGAGATGTGGGGATGtgtttagaagagaaaaaaaacccacaaaaaatatatatgggggaaatgaactttttttttcattgaaccAAGTGCAATGCATCAGAGAGTTTTCCTATCTTTGTATGTTAAGAGATTGTtaagaaaaattctatttttgttgtAATGTCCTCGCGGCTCTGGGGACGCTAAAAGAACTGGGCCTGCCCCGCCCTGCGCGGGGATAACGAAAGCtgagtgtttttttcctttttttttttttttttgttcgttttctttctttctttcttttttttttttttttaagtcgtttTCCTATGTTGACGAGGATGATCtggggtttttatttgtttcgTCGTTCGTTCTCGGTTTCGGTGGGAGGGCTGAAGGAAACGTTCACattttagagttaaaaaaaaaaaaccacctcgacattaaaaaaacaaaaaccacaagatcaaaaaggaaaaggacgagagaaaattatttttaagataattcaACATAAAAACCCTGGTGCTTCTTACATTATAAAGTAcgttttaaaaaaacccacaaactatTATACATAAGTTTATGAATCAATTAAATATCCTGCACTTGTTAGGAACACGCATATCCCTTCTTTGTTGAGTTTAACGGAACGGGACAGCGGCATACGCCCGGCGGCTGGGCTGCTCCGGCCGCGGGTCTCCCCgggcgccccctccccagggcccagcgCCCCCTCCTCGCCCCATCCCCGTCCGGGCACGGGGGCGCGGCGGGGgggtccccagcccctcccccgcaGAGGTCAATGCCAACGAACAAAcgtcccttccctccctccctctccgccCCGAGCGCCCTTCTTTGAGCCAGACGCCAACTTGACCCTCACCAGCATTATCAGGAGCGCGCTCAGCAAGTTGGTAGTTACCCCCCCTTTTCCCCGGCGCCCCCGACTCAACATCACtcctcccacccctacccctacccccgTCACCCACCGGGGAGCACGAGGAAGGCTCGAAGCTCCAGGACAGGACCAGCCAAGCTGACAGGTCGATTCGCCCAGGCccgcgcacgcacgcacgcacgcacacggcCCCGCACACAGCCCTACCCCACCCTGCAACCAGCCCCGTCGACTGCCTTACACACCCGCCCCCGCGCTGGCCGGCCGACCTAGTGCCTTGTTCTCACCCCCGTGCTGGCGGAGCGGACGCCGCGCTCTGGGTCCCAGAGGGGCCGGGTGGCTCAGACGACCCACCATTTCCTCACCCCGACCGTGCTGAACGGACCCCCCACACGAGAGAAAATAAAGGAGCAATAAAGTCACGAGAAATTTCGTCCCCCAATCGAGAGCCCGAGGGGCACCCCAGCCccgcctctgctccccccacccacccaccctcggggcgcccccctcccccccaagccaGCCTGGGCCAGCCCCGCTTCGGCCCCTCCCGGGAGATCCGTGCGCCCGACCAGCACCAGCATCGCGGACCGCGAAGGCCGCCCGTCCCGTCAAACAAGTTTCTTCTTAGGCTAAGAAACGCAGTATATACGAGTATCTCTATATATAGTACTAATGGATTTGGTGTGCTTCCCCCTTAGCGTCCCCTGTCCCTCCGCTCCTCCTCCTTCAGCCtggtctccccctctctctgccctccacccccgtCTCTGCACTGAGATACATAAGAAACAAGGGTAGTTTactgtctgttttgttttctgggttttcagTGTCCTAGCGGAATGCAAGTAGGCAGCCAGCCCGTATGTTCCctctccgccccgccccgccccgccccgcccccgtcACTGCGCTTCTGTTATACCATCTTTGCCTGACTCTCTCCGGCTTCTCCATTGAATGGCTAATGTGTatgtgaaataaagaaataaagaaaaacaaaagtaagagCGCCCGCGCTTTCGCTAACGCCGTCGTACGGGGACCGGTTCGGGATTGGTGGGGTGGGCGGTGGCGTCGATTCTGTCTCCCCGGACGCGGTCCAGGAGCGGGGCGCCGGTGAGAAGGGCAAAGACTCCCcagtccctccccacctctgtcgGTGACCCCAGCCCCGAAAAAAGAGGCACCACTTTAGTCCGATGACCTGTCTGCCATGTCGGTTCCCGGACCTCGTCCCCGGGAGGGAGACGCGGGAAAGGCCATTTCCAGCGGGCGGTGggtgatgtaaaaaaaaaaaaaaaaaaaaaaaaatgtctgcagGGCTTTTGGGGGCGACAGTCGCCCTTCCAGACCCCCGGGCCCTTTTCCCTGTTGGGGACGTCCTCACTGGTCCCTCTTCGGGGGAGTTCGCTCCCGAGCAGTCGCAGGGCATCGTCCGCCCTTTCCTCGACCTCCCTGGGCTGAGTTCCCGGTGCCCCTCGGCTCAGAGGCAACGCTGCGGAGGTCACCGCACCTCAGGGCTCACGACCGCTCGTTCCGTCTTGATGGGCCGGGCCGCCCCATCGGGGCTGCCGCCGTCGGGGCCGGCCGGGGGCGCGGGCTGCGAGCGCACCACTGCCTCGGCCCTGCGACAAGGCCCGCGACGGGCGCCATCGTTGGGGCCCCGATGCGCGGGCCGTTTGCGGGGCCCGGACGGGGCGGGGCCTGCGGCCAGAGCGGCCGCCTGGTCGCGCAGCAGCCGCACCAGGAAGCCAATGTATTTCATGGCCAGGCGGAGCACCTCGTTCTTGCTCAGCTTCCGGTCGGGCGGGTGCGTTGGCAGCAGCTTCCTGAGCTCTGCGAAGGCGCCATTCACGTTCTGCTGCCGCCAGCGCTCCCGGCTGTTGGTGAACACACGCCGGGCCACCTTCTGGGGCTGGTGCCCTGTGAACAAGAGGGGTTGGGTTGGCACCGAGGTCCAGGGGGCGCCCCCTCCTGCCCTGGCTTCAGGAACCCAGAACCCTCCTGGGAACTTCCACACAGGCTGGGGCTCTCTCCATCCAAAGGATCCCCAAGTAGGATCCACGTGTAGCTCCCCTGCTAGTGAGCAACCCggctcccacccccactcacccCGGCAGCCTAGACAAGGACGATCACAGGCTCGGGCTGCAGGCAGCTGAGGCTTTCTGTATCTCTGACTGTCCACACCTTTATGTCAATGGCTGAGATTCCTAGGGAAAAGTTTCCTGTGGCTGTCAGTCTGGGGAGCCGTCCCTGCGGTCCTCATTCTGGAGTGTACCCCTGTATGTGGCTGGAGGTGGATGTGGGTCTGAGAAGTTCCCTAGGTGTGCATGTGGTCCTGTCTGTGTCTTGGGTGAATTCCTGGTATATCTAAATGGCTGTGGTTGTGTCTGATCATTGCCAGGTGGTTGTGGTCGTGTGGCTGTGGTTCTGTGGCTGACTCTTGTGTGGCCATGGTCCTAAGTGGCTGTGGTTGTGTGGCTGTCTTGTGTGGTTGTTGTCCTGTGGCTGTTTCCTGCGTGGCTGTGCATTCTATTGGggctgtcattctgtggcccccCATGCCATGGTGCATTTTGCCATGACTCTTTGTGGCTTGTTGGGTGGTTGTGGTTGCGTGGGCCTGGCCATGGGTCTGTGGTTTTGCACATGGGTGTAACCTGCGTACTGAGTCCCCGTGTGGGCTGtcctgtgtatgtctgtgtgcaCCTGCAGCACCTTTCCCTGTGGTAGACAGGAGCCCCAGCAGATGGATTTGCACACGAACCCCTACTCACCCTCGGCCAGCTCCAGCTCACAGTGGCTTGGTCTCCGCTTCAGCCGGCTGCTAGGGAAGATGCCAAAAGGTCCTGCCGGCCCAATGTAGAGGCTGTAAGGGGTCGTGGGTCACTAACGCCTTGTGGGCAAGGACCCTGGCCCGGGAttccccccaggccccagccccccaCTGACCTGTTAAGGAAGGGGTGAGGGTGATAATGCAGGGCCAGGGGGGGTGGGACAGTTCCCAGGGTAGAGAGTTGCAGCAGCGGGGGCCGCAGGGCGCTCAGCTCCGTGGTGGCCATGGCTGCCCCTGGGGGCCTGGTGTGGCCCAGGCTGATCACTGGCACGCCAGGGGGCAGCCTGGGGGGTGAGGAGCCTTGGTGCCCCATCTCCTTCACCTTCGGGGGCCCAGGCGAGGCAGGCTTGGGGGGCAGAGCGGGTGCTGGGCTGGGGGCACACACCATTTCGGCCTTCTCAGTCATGGTGGGGCCCACCTCTGCCTGGGCCTGGGGCGGGCACATGGACCCCAAGGGGGTGCTCAcctgtgggagggaaggaagccagcGGGGAGGGAGGAATCAGATGCCACGCACATCCCTCAGACCAACAGAGCCctcaaaggagagggaaagggcgggggaggggggtggttcGGTGCGTT from Ursus arctos isolate Adak ecotype North America unplaced genomic scaffold, UrsArc2.0 scaffold_14, whole genome shotgun sequence includes:
- the LYL1 gene encoding protein lyl-1: MCPPQAQAEVGPTMTEKAEMVCAPSPAPALPPKPASPGPPKVKEMGHQGSSPPRLPPGVPVISLGHTRPPGAAMATTELSALRPPLLQLSTLGTVPPPLALHYHPHPFLNSLYIGPAGPFGIFPSSRLKRRPSHCELELAEGHQPQKVARRVFTNSRERWRQQNVNGAFAELRKLLPTHPPDRKLSKNEVLRLAMKYIGFLVRLLRDQAAALAAGPAPSGPRKRPAHRGPNDGARRGPCRRAEAVVRSQPAPPAGPDGGSPDGAARPIKTERAVVSPEVR